The DNA window TGGCTCGGTGGCCGGGAACATCATCGACACGCTGGTCAATGCGGGTTCCCTCCAGGATGCGATGGTAAGCGGTGCCTTTGGAGGGATTAACAGTATTACCAATCCATTTTTGATGATTTTTATCTTGATTATGATGGGCTATGCCACGATTAAAGTGTTCTTTGCTAACCTGAAACGCGGAGGAATCCTGCTGATTCAGATTGCGGTGGGAAGCCTCTATATGTTCAGTGTTCCGCGAGGCTATGTGGACGGTTTTACTTCCTGGTGCAAGCAGATCATTGGAACGTGTCTGACAGCTTTTTTGCAGGCGACGATTCTGATTGCAGGGTTGATGGTGCTCAGCACGAATGCCCTGTTGGGAATGGGATTGATGCTTTCAGCGGGGGAAGTGCCGCGGATTGCCGGGCAGTTTGGTCTTGATACCAGCACCAGGGCGAATCTGATGAGCAGTGTGTATGCCGCACAGAGTGCGGTCAACCTGACCCGGACGGTGGTTCAGGCAGTGGCAAAATAGGGGACAGGAGGTGATGTTACCGTTGTATTTTCATACCAATACAGAGATGGCTTTATATTTTGCCAAAGACCTGTTAAGTGATGAGGAAGAGCACTCCATGTCGGAGATTTATGACTATGTGATGGAACGATGCAAGGGGCATATGGTCATGGGGGATCCGATGCGTGCAACCGTTATCTCGTCTGCGGTCTGGCGTCTGGCTCACATGGACGGGAGCGGCTACTGCCGGACCCGCCGTGGAATTTACCAA is part of the [Clostridium] symbiosum genome and encodes:
- a CDS encoding conjugal transfer protein TrbL family protein yields the protein MFIWDFVADTVLGQIVDWVYGQIIGFLGNFFSMMGQMGAELFELDWVQALVLFFSHLAWALYAVGLVVAVFECAIEYQSGRGSIRDTAMNAVKGFMAVGLFSTVPVELYKFSVSLQGRVSDGITGLGGDFGSVAGNIIDTLVNAGSLQDAMVSGAFGGINSITNPFLMIFILIMMGYATIKVFFANLKRGGILLIQIAVGSLYMFSVPRGYVDGFTSWCKQIIGTCLTAFLQATILIAGLMVLSTNALLGMGLMLSAGEVPRIAGQFGLDTSTRANLMSSVYAAQSAVNLTRTVVQAVAK